AGATTGACCCAAAAATGTAAGTAAACTgcagtaaagtttaaaagaaCACCACTCacattttttaaagaagatTAATGCTTGGACACCATTGAAACATATGATGAATAACTATGTAATTACACAGTTTGAGCAGAATTGGTGTCTCGGCATTAATTGCCATTCCAGTTTGATAAATGGTAAGAAATCTCCAGGTGGAAAAACAAGAGGGCCACTGTACTCATGGTTTCGGAGCCCAATATTTCAGGTAATGCTTAGAGGATTGAAAATGGCTGGAGCCCATTTTGTCCCTTTAAAACCAGTACAGTGGCTATCACGGTAACGATACAGGGCACCTCGTGAACCTCTCAGTAGGTAGCCGTAAGACGAGCGTAAATATTCCGAAGACCCTTCTCAATTTGGTCTTCATGTGTCGCCTCAGTAGGTTCTTAACTTATTCTATAAATAATTATCAGTAAGTGCAGATTTTACTCTGGATTACACTATGACCGCGTCACCATAGCTCAGTTTCATCAGTATTTAGACAATTCAGGCTCATCTCTTCCGTGCCCCAGTGTGCTCACTGCAGCGTGCATATGCTCTCAGGTACATTGAGATCTTCAAGAGTAGCCGTGCTGAAGTGCGGACCCATTATGAACCACAGCGGAAGCCCATGGGCATGCAGAGACCTGGCCCTTACGACCGACCATCTGGTGGCCGAGGCTACAACATGATGGGCCGAGGGGGATCCTATGACAGAATGCGTCGCGGAGGATATGGTGGAGGTGGGTGCCAGATATGGTCATCTGTGGCAGTATTTGAGAGCCTTTATGCAAAGAGTAGAATAAATAAGAGTTGAAAGTAATTCCTTGGCTCCTATAATTTTGCTAATCTCTTTAATATTCAGATGGGCGGTATGGCGATGGCGGCTCTTCTTTCCAGAGTACAACAGGCCACTGTGTCCATATGAGAGGCCTGCCATacagagcaacagagacagACATCTACAATGTATGTCAGAGGACAAACTACAAAATATGACTAGCTGCATATCTTAAACAAACACCTTGATTTGTCTATTTTAGTTTTTCTCGCCGCTGAATCCAGTACGGGTCCACATTGAAGTTGGCCCAGATGGCAGGGTGACGGGGGAGGCAGACGTCGAATTTGCAACACATGAAGATGCTGTGGCAGCCATGTCTAAAGACAAAGCCAACATGCGTGAGTTTCTACAATGTGCTGAATCATACTTGTTCCATTTGCACTTGGATTATTGCTGTTTACTGAGTTGTCACTTATCCCTTCAGAGCACCGCTATGTAGAGCTGTTCCTGAACtcaacagcaggtggcagtaaCGGCTCATATGGCAGTCAAATGATGGGCGGCATGGGTAAGTACAGGATGGAATTTGTATCCTGTATTTTGCAATCTGCCCACAACAGACTATTAGTGGTTAAAGACTCCAATTTGGTGGGTTTTATCTTCTGAACAGGTAACCAGTCATCCTACAGCGGTGGGCAGCTGAGCTCGGGTTATTCTGGAGGATATAGCAGCCAAGGCAACATGGGTGGCTACAATGACTATAGTGAGTGTTAATTCTCATTTAAGAAATCTGCATTACTACAGTATTAACACTGATACAATTGCGCACTACAGTTCTGTTCAGCTGGAGCCTTTCAGACAATTCAAATGTCTTTCCTAAATGGCAGAACTGATCCTTTCTGTATTTCATATAAGAACTCTGTGGTCCTATAGTGTGTATTCTTTCTCTTGTTAGGTAACCAGGGCGGAATGGGAAGCAGTTACTatggcggtggaggaggaggaagcagagggtCGATGAATGGACTGGGAGGGGGATGGGgaatgtaattattattttttcattaaagttaaatattttgttttaacaGCATTTTGCTGAAAGGATTGGAAGGTCTCACAGTAAACACAGGGAAGGGTATTTCAAGATAGAGGGGTTGGGTTTGTAGTTTTTGTAAAGTGGATTACTTTGGACAGAAGCGATATCATTGTCACAATTTGTCAAAATCACTGTTGTCCTTTCTGCCTGATTTCACCCATTTTAATGATGCTTTaaatttttatgtttttgttaaTTCATCTCGAAGCACCTGGCTGTTCCTCAGTGTTCACAATCATGTCTGAGTATATCAAGTTGGAAGACTCAGGCATATCaaatttagtttttaatttCAGTGACTCGGAAATGGGTGTTCACATCAggacatgttttgttttcttaaggTGTGACCGTTGATAGAACAGCGTCTCGGAGTGAGCGCTGTGCCTAAGGCAAGCGAGTGTGAAATGGGCCGACTTGAAGGTTTCTACTGCTTCAAATGCTATTTGTATTTTCTGTGCACAAAGTGAATAAACATGTCTTGAACATCAAATTGAAACGACCATTACAAATAaggaatttattcatttatcaaAGAATgacgtaaaaaaaacaaccttgtaGTAATCATTTCAAGAAGTTGACGCACTTCACAAAAGTCTTGTTATATTACATTCTAAATTTAAACATTCTACAGTCATTTACACTGAAACTTTGCACATTTCAGAGCAGATGACAATTAGAGCAAAATACATGTGTCATCAACTAGCCAGAGAAATAATCCTCAAGAGCAGCTCGCAGGTAATAAATCCAAAATATAGTGGTTAGCCTGACCAAACCTCACCCTCTTAAAGTATTAGTATGAACTAAACAAGCTCCTCCCGTTAGGAGATCTCAAACCAAGAGCAGAAGCTCTCATGTTTCATCAGGAAGAACCAAAAGAGCTCCGCTGTAGCAGAAAGGTGTGACACACATCGCACACCCGCACTGGCCGAGGGTAGGAGGGCAACGCCAGCTCGTTGCTGGAACAACTGCTGCAATAAATGTCTCCACAGTTCCTGCAGTGgtgctgcaacacaaacacggaCAGTTCCCAGTGATGCCTACGAGGGACAGGTAACGTTTGAAAGGTGGGGCTCACCTTCCTGCGTGCGATGGAAAACTCCTTTTGGCATTGCTTGCAGTGAGTAGCTTCGTCATCTTTGAGCCAGGCGTGGCCCTAACACCAGCAAGACGCAAAATAATCACTCACAGTTTAACAGAATGCCCCAAACGTGTCTGTGATTGTACCTTCAGTGCCTTGTTGACTTCCTTAAAGTCCTCCATCTTTAGTTTGGACCTTTAAAAAATGAGAGGACCATAAATATCAGAACTGGACGTGAattggtgacaggaagtggcagcagCACTGACTGGCTCAGGTGCAGTCCCATCTCCTGCAGGGTCTGTTCCTGCAGCTCacacttctgctgcagctgctgcttctcctccttcagactcCGCAGCTCCTGTTCCATCAGACCACAGTGAACACGTCGGACAGAGCTTTGCGTTTGTCAGTGCGTCCATACTCCCTCCGTACTTCCCCACTGACCTCGTGCAGGCCCTGGAGTTGCTGCAGTTGCGTGCGCAGCTCGCCGCTGTTGTCCTGCTCCCGTTGCAGGGATTTTTGCAGGCTctgcctctgctccctctcagCGCGCAAATCGTTCTCCAAACCGAGCCTGAGAGCAGATGCAGCCACATCACACGGCAATTGTTACAATATCTTGAACCGCTCACGCACATGCCTTACAATGTTTAAACACTGACTAGCATTTTCCTATCTGATCATCTATTTAACGGCAACCTGAGCGTGTCCAGGTCAGTCAGTTGTTTCTGCAGAGCGTCCACCTTCCCCTCCAGCTCCATCTTCATGTCTTTGTCTGACTGGTCACTTTCTTTGTGCTCTTGCTCTGAGTTCTCTAGTCTGTCGTGCACAAACAATTAAAAAGATGTCGATGGGTCACAGGAAGTTCAACACACGGGATTCCCCCCATCCATACCTCTGCTCGAG
This genomic stretch from Takifugu flavidus isolate HTHZ2018 chromosome 9, ASM371156v2, whole genome shotgun sequence harbors:
- the hnrnph1 gene encoding heterogeneous nuclear ribonucleoprotein H isoform X1; the encoded protein is MADEGYVVRIRGLPWSCSVDEVQRFFSGCKIMNNGGAIHFTYTREGRPSGEAFVEMESEEDLKVAVKKDRETMGHRYVEVFKSNNVEMDWVMKHTGPNCPGTAGDGLIRLRGLPFGCSKEEIVQFFSGLEIVPNGITLPVDIQGRSTGEAFVQFASQDIAEKALKKHKERIGHRYIEIFKSSRAEVRTHYEPQRKPMGMQRPGPYDRPSGGRGYNMMGRGGSYDRMRRGGYGGDGRYGDGGSSFQSTTGHCVHMRGLPYRATETDIYNFFSPLNPVRVHIEVGPDGRVTGEADVEFATHEDAVAAMSKDKANMQHRYVELFLNSTAGGSNGSYGSQMMGGMGNQSSYSGGQLSSGYSGGYSSQGNMGGYNDYSNQGGMGSSYYGGGGGGSRGSMNGLGGGWGM
- the hnrnph1 gene encoding heterogeneous nuclear ribonucleoprotein H isoform X2; translated protein: MADEGYVVRIRGLPWSCSVDEVQRFFSGCKIMNNGGAIHFTYTREGRPSGEAFVEMESEEDLKVAVKKDRETMGHRYVEVFKSNNVEMDWVMKHTGPNCPGTAGDGLIRLRGLPFGCSKEEIVQFFSGLEIVPNGITLPVDIQGRSTGEAFVQFASQDIAEKALKKHKERIGHRYIEIFKSSRAEVRTHYEPQRKPMGMQRPGPYDRPSGGRGYNMMGRGGSYDRMRRGGYGGDGRYGDGGSSFQSTTGHCVHMRGLPYRATETDIYNFFSPLNPVRVHIEVGPDGRVTGEADVEFATHEDAVAAMSKDKANMQHRYVELFLNSTAGGSNGSYGSQMMGGMGNQSSYSGGQLSSGYSGGYSSQGNMGGYNDYSE